The proteins below are encoded in one region of Lactuca sativa cultivar Salinas chromosome 3, Lsat_Salinas_v11, whole genome shotgun sequence:
- the LOC111919613 gene encoding mannose-6-phosphate isomerase 1, giving the protein MEVNGDNPEKHLVKLKCSVQNYDWGRIGYDSRVARLFERNCGGQIEENKHYAEFWIGTHVSGPSFVEETDNVSLKNWILQNPKVLGDVVVQKWGRDLPFLLKVLSVGRSLSIQAHPDKELAGILHKLQPNMYKDANHKPEMALALTEFEALCGFISSEELDLVLKSVPEINEVIGNENRDVKEDRVLWSIFTKLMSIDRETISTTLSRLITRLNMEKEIRQLSSKEELVLKLEKQYPNDVGVLAALLFNHLKLNPGEALYIGANEPHAYLTGECVECMAASDNVVRAGLTPKYMDVKILCSMLTYNQGLPEILKGVPLNPYTRRYTPPFEEFEVDRCVLTEGATVVFPAVPGPAVFVVISGEGSMLTSSSEESVSVSVSEGSALFAPAGTEVCVSTESKVELYRAGVNNKVLMNTTPMI; this is encoded by the exons ATGGAGGTTAACGGAGACAACCCCGAAAAACACCTTGTGAAGCTCAAATGTTCTGTTCAAAACTACGATTGGGGTCGAATTGGCTACGATTCGAGGGTTGCTAGGCTGTTTGAAAGGAATTGTGGGGGTCAAATTGAGGAAAACAAGCATTACGCTGAGTTTTGGATTGGTACTCATGTTTCTGGACCCTCGTTTGTTGAAGAGACTGATAATGTGAGTTTGAAGAACTGGATTTTGCAAAACCCTAAGGTTTTGGGTGATGTTGTTGTTCAGAAGTGGGGACGTGATCTTCCGTTCTTGTTAAAG GTTCTTTCAGTGGGTCGATCATTATCAATTCAAGCTCATCCAGATAAAGAATTAGCAGGAATCCTTCATAAACTGCAACCAAATATGTATAAAGATGCAAATCATAAGCCTGAAATGGCTTTAGCATTAACTGAATTTGAAGCCTTATGTGGGTTCATTAGTTCTGag GAACTTGATCTTGTGCTTAAAAGTGTTCCAGAAATCAATGAAGTGATTGGGAATGAAAATCGGGATGTGAAAGAAGATCGAGTTCTTTGGTCAATTTTTACAAAACTCATGTCAATTGATCGAGAGACAATTTCCACAACATTGTCAAGATTAATTACTCGTCTAAATATGGAAAAGGAG atAAGGCAGTTAAGTAGTAAAGAAGAATTGGTGTTGAAGCTTGAGAAACAATACCCTAATGATGTTGGGGTTTTAGCCGCCTTACTTTTTAACCATTTAAAATTAAACCCCGGTGAAGCTTTATACATCGGAGCAAATGAGCCCCACGCCTATTTAACCGGTGAGTGTGTCGAATGCATGGCTGCTTCTGACAACGTTGTTCGTGCTGGCCTTACTCCAAAGTATATGGACGTAAAAATACTTTGCTCCATGCTCACTTATAACCAG GGGTTACCTGAAATCTTGAAAGGGGTGCCTTTAAATCCATATACAAGAAGATACACGCCACCATTTGAAGAGTTTGAGGTTGACCGGTGTGTGTTGACCGAAGGAGCGACGGTTGTTTTTCCAGCTGTCCCGGGGCCCGCAGTTTTTGTGGTTATATCAGGAGAAGGATCAATGCTGACATCATCATCGGAAGAATCAGTGTCAGTATCAGTGTCGGAAGGTTCCGCGTTATTTGCACCGGCTGGAACTGAGGTTTGTGTGAGTACCGAATCAAAGGTGGAGTTGTATAGAGCTGGAGTCAATAATAAGGTTCTTATGAACACAACACCGATGATATAA